DNA sequence from the Mauremys mutica isolate MM-2020 ecotype Southern chromosome 9, ASM2049712v1, whole genome shotgun sequence genome:
TAGGAAGCTGTGTGTGGGAGTCAGTCAGAAGGAAGCGCACTTCCTGCAGCCTGGAGCTTTGCTTGCCCAGCATTGGTAAATGGCCAGGCCCAAGGCAATAGGAACAGCAGGAAAGAATGAGCAGAGTCACCAGGGTCAGGAGAGAAGGTGAGGAGGTGGAGCATGGGAGAAAGTCAATATTTGCAAGGTTCTCTCTCTTTTGATCAGTTGTTGCCATGGCAAGATACTTAGGGGAAAGAGCCTGATCAGCTGGGCTTGTGCATCCCCTCAGTTGCTGCTGGAGAAGCCTTGCTTGCCTTAGGCTCTGCATCCCATGCTCGGTGGGCTGAGATGACAACACAGGGCTCAATGACATTCCTGGCTCTCAGCTCAGGTTCCAGTGGACAGCTGGGCTTCTCACAAGTAGCACCATCAATGACATCCTTGGCAAAGAGGCTGAGGAGTGAATGAAGCTGGAGACAGAACTACCCTTTTCCCTGGAGAACTGGTCTCTGGAGCTCAGGAAAGAGGCACAATGAAGTGGTGCATAACGGATGCTGATGCTGCCACATGCTGTGCTGGGGACATCAAACTCAAAggctcagcccctggctctggcaCTAAGTGCATTTCTAAGGGAAAGACAGTTAGGGGGAGAAGATGGAGAGGGTAGATGAGAAGGTTCCCAACATTGGTCTTTTCTTTTCTGCACAGATTGGGCCACTTTTGCTCTAGGCCCTGGACATGGAATTCAGCTCAAGTCAGGACGACTACTGGTTCCAGCCTACACTTACCACATCGACTGCAAGGAGTGCTTTGGGAAGCTCTGCAAGACAACCCCTCACTCCTTCACCTTCTACAGCGATGACCACGGCCAAAGATGGCGCTTCGGCGAGTTCATCCCCAACCTgcccactgtggaatgtcagatgGTCTCCGTGGATGAGGAGGATGGCAGCAATGTCCTCTACTGCAATGCCAGGAGCCCCTTGGGCTTCAGAGTGCAGGCGCTGAGCACGGATGATGGAGCAGTTTTCCACTTGGGGCAGCTTGTTCAGCGGCTTGTAGAGCCCCCCCATGGCTGTCATGGCAGTATCATTGGCTTCCCAGCCCCTCTCTTCTATGCCCCAAGCAGCCCTCATTCACGGTGGAGCACGCTTTGGTCTATCAATGGCCCAGATTGCCTACTGCTGTCTAGAAAAAACACTAGACACTGTTATCTCCCTCTCTGTGATATGGCTGTTGAAAACCCAGCAGCCATGTCTTTGGGCAGCCAGCTGCAGGACCATCAACAGCAGGCGGGGTCTAAAGAGCCCAGTCCTTCCAGCAGCCATCATGAGATCCATGATTCCATGTCCTCAGCTGTGTCATGTGGAGGTCAGGGGCAGCCTGAACCAGGAGCTGCTTCCAAATCCACTTTCCTCTTCCAGACCCCAACATGGGTGCTCTATTCCCATCCAACCAGCTCCAGGTCTCGAGTCAACATGGGCGTCTATCTCAGTACGTTCCCCAGGGATGCAGATAGCTGGACAGAGCCCTGGGTTATTTATGAAGGCCCCAGCGCCTACTCAGATCTGGCCTACATTGAACTGGCCTACTCTGAGTTCTCAGCCACTGGGATCCCAGCCATAGCCTTTGCTTGCCTGTATGAAAATGGGACGAGGTCCCCCTATGAGCAGATCTCCTTCAGCATATTCACGCTGTATGATGTGATTCAGAACATCCCCCTGAAAGCCACATCACCAGACCCAAAGCGCCACTTGTATAAGAAAAAGAGGGGGAGGAGTTGTGTTACCTCCTAAAGCTCCAACTCCACAGCACTCAGGAGCTAGAAGTGTGGGATGGAACTTGCTACACGGTGTCATGAAGGATGCCTAATTATTTGTATTCAGAGTgatagtgggccagatcctcagctgctgtaagcaAGCATAGCtcccctgccatgagtgcaggtaTGCTgccttacaccagctgaggagctgacccACACCTTCATTGGTGAAAACATCAAAGGCCCAAGCTGCAGACGCATATTCACATATCCTACACAAGTCAACGGGACTAGAACATGCATAATAGAGCTCGCTTGTGTAAGCAAACGCTTGCAGTCAGGCTCAAGCCCAATGTATGGTTTAATATCCTAGAAGGATCTGTTACCCATATATTACAGTGCAGCTATGCAGGAACACTGTACATTTTTACAAGTAATCACAAAACATTGTGCACTTTTACTTAAAGGGGACTCACTTTTAAATAAGAGAGAAACATCCTGATGTGCGATTGCTCTAAGATACAGAGAGCCTGATTCAGCAGTGCCTTGAGCTCTGTGCAGTAGTATGCAGCACTGCAAAATGCTCCTACCAGTCTCCGGGGTAACAATATTGCACCCCtgctgcacaggtgtaaatgacaccACAATGTGCCATGCGGCATGAGACCCAGAAACCCAATGGCAAGAAAACTAGACGTTACAGAAAATGATCCGTGCTGATCATTTATTACCAGCTAGAATAGATGTGCCCAGTTGTGGCATCTGTACCACTGCATCAGAAAGCCTACAGAAACTTCAGCTGCAACTAGCCATGGCTCCTTTGTATAGGAACTGTGAAAACACCCTTTTTAATCTGTCAAGCCTGGGGCTAGTCTCTGTCATGGCCTCATCAGAGGGATGGTTCTGCTATGTAAAATTCCCCAGCTAGTGAAGACTTGTTGTCAAGTGAAGTGAACTTTGGCCATAAGAGCAGGTATAAGCCCAAGGAAGGATTAGAGGAGAAGGAACTAGGACTGCCTCAGCAtcagtcacagctctgccacaggcAATGTGTGGCCATGGGCACATCCCTCAGGTTTGAACACTTTGGCCGAGGTCTGGCTAGACTGCAGTccgaggtgtgactgcagcactgtAGTGATCTAGCTTGGCTCAAGACAGCATGAGTACAGCTAGTCATGAAGCTGTGGTACTTGCACAGGTGGCAGATTGGCTAGCTGCTGGAGTGGCTCCCCAGGACTCTGGTGAGGCTTGTACAAGCCAGCCTGCCACTTGTGCCACTGCTGCCGCCCTGCTGCTACTGTTCAGGACAGCCAGATTAAAGCTCGCTTGGGTAGGGCTACTCATGCTGCAGGCACCCCAGGGTGGACATACACAGAGTTTGCCACCTCAAACCATGCTAATCAGGCTACTTATTTAGGCCCCTAATGATGAAGGTAGGCTGATTTACTTTGTTTGCTCAGCTTTGCAAATGATGGGCTTTAAAGGAGaagattcagagattccaaggccagaagcaaacattgtgatcatctacaccagtgtctccaaagtggggtgcgcgcaCCTCAGGGGGTGCACAAGAGGATCCTTTGGGGTGTGCGGCAGGAGGACCGCCGCCGGAGCAGcactgcttttttttccccccattcggCAGTTCAGCCGGGAGTctgagaggctttttttttttccccctccctcggcAGTTCGGCTACATTTGGACGACATTTCTGCAGTGCTGACAATTTATTGCCACATCATGCGGTATATTTAGATTCAAACCCCATAAAGGAAATACCTGAGAAAGGAACACAACTTCTAAGAATACAATTCACAAAATGGTGAATTTCAGAAGGAAACTATTCATCATAAATCTGTTCTGTTGTCCTTTTGTTAATGATATGGTTAAGTATGTCCTAATTTTGACACCCTCACTCATGTTGCTTATCACCTTACTGTAAGAACAGTCCCATTGCAATGAGCGATGCTACAAAACATAAGAGCTGAGTAAGGGGATCAGTATCTAATCCTCAATAAACATCAGTACGATAGTTTTTTATTCAATTTTGATTAAAATTAATTAGATAaatttaagaaaatacaaaaagccGCCATAAATTCTTAAgatttttctggtttttttaaactaaacaagaggatccttcggggtgcgcggcaggaggagtGCCACCGGAGCAGCAccgtttttttcccccctcccctcccttggcAGGTCGGCTGGAAGGCCTAGCggctattattttattttattttattttattttattttttgcttcgacagtttggctgggagcagggggtgcatgctcaaaaaaattttactgatggggtgtgaagaagaaatttagaagaaacatccaatcttgattttaaaagttccagtgatggagaatccaccacgacctttgataaattgttccaatggttaattaccctccatgttaaaaatttacacctcagCCCGAGTCTGAATtcatctagcttcagcttctagccactgAATCatattagaccaggggtaggcaacctatggcacatgtgctgaaggcggcacgcgagctgattttcagtggcactcacactgccttggtcctggccaccagtccaggggctcagcattttaactgaattttaaatgaagcttcttaaacattttaaaaaccttatttactttgcatacaacaataatttagttatatattatagacatagaaagaaaccttctaaaaatgttaaaatgtctgATTGGCAcatggaaccttaaattagagtgaataaatgaagactcggcacaccacttctgaaaggttgctgacccctgtattagacctttctctgcttccttgaagagcccattattaaatatttgttccctgtgtagatacttatagattgtaattaagtctccccttaaccttctctttgttaagttaaatagataGACTTGCGGAGATCAATCTCTATTgaggtgatgttgtggtgggattctgctatagaccaccagaccagggagatgaggtggacgaggcttgcttccggcaactaacagaagttactagattgcaggccctggttttcatgggagacttcaatcaccctgatatctgctgggagagcaatacagtggtgcacagacaatccaggaagtttttgttaagtgtaggggacaatttcctggtgcaagtgctggaggaaccaactaggggcagagctcttcttgacccgctgctcacaaactgggaagaattagtagtAGAAGTAAAAgtagatgggaacctgggaggcagtgaccatgagatggttgagttcagctAGCTCCGTGTGAAGATAAGTTGCTGGCCCCAGTCCAAGGTCATGGACACGACAAGAAATCTGCAGCTGTCTAGCCATAAGAAGAGGAGAACGAAGTTGAGCAGGGCTGTAGAGAAAGCAGTGAGAGTGAATGAGATGGCGAAggccaatggggggggggaaacaaatcTCTGGAGCCGGGGTGTTTTGGGAAGCCAAGGAGGCCACAGTGAGCCAGTTTGGACAagtacaaagagcaccaggaacagagggCACTGGAGGAAAACACCCCCAAAGAAACCCAGGACTTAAAAATCTCCCGAGAGCCAAAGCAAGTCAGAGATTACAGCAGACCCCGGACgacctgggcccaggacagaactcccatccttccccctcttcttcttacattatacccaggcttggccagcctcggGTAGAGcttgtgtgagtatgaaagtgggttagggcttggggcactaacacgttcttccttcctctgagtgatGTGGGGAGCACCCATCACTCtccgctgttattttattattttattaataaagctttaaaatttagacacttggtgtgtttcatcatctcctcccctaaagatcctgtggcctcagcctgatcacctgatgcctcaggcagattggtaacagaaatctgtcacaaGACAGGCAAAGTGGGTGGGTAGCAGAGAGATGAGGGCAGAGAATaggttgggggagaggagcagaggtAAAGCTATATAGCTAATGAAGGTTGGGTAGGAGGAATGTCATGCGGGAAGTGTGGCTGGAGCCCTTATTATTTTGCCTGCAGTTTTCTGGcaagggttggaagggaggggctgggggtacaTGAAGCTGACTGAATGGCAGGACAACACCATGGAAGTAAATTGATAATGGTTATTTATTGCTACTGATAATGATAAACCTCCACTGGGGGTAGGCTGTGACCACTAAACTGACCCGTCCCAAGTGCTGCCACCTCTTAGATCTAGGCACCACATTTCTGACCTTATCAGTGGGGGGAGGAGATTACTGGCTGCCTAAGAGGTGGGAAAGCAGGCAGAGATATGAGAGAGAGGCTAATCTTTTAGGTAGAGTTGAAGATGTCATCAAAAGTAATAGACAAAGACTCTATCTGCCTGCTAGCAAACAGGAGTCTGAGTTAGAAAATTCTACATATGTGGGCAGCGTGCCCCTGGACTCTCCATCATATTCTGGCTAGAGGTGAAGACACCACACCTGGGCCAGAGGAATCCCTCTAACCCTTTAACCCCCCACTCCTCCGCCCCCCTAAAATTGCCATGTGTGGTATTGCATGCTCCTTTACAAACAGCTCAGGAGAAGAAAGTTGCAATAGAATTAGTTTTCTTTTGCCTTCTAGGGATGGAGAAAAGCAGCCGTAGCAAAGCTTGGCAGTTGCTGTGGTTTTAGCTCCCTCTGGTGGTGCCTAGGAGAGTTCTGAATTCACAGTAAGGCTATGATTCTGTCACAGAGtctgtgactttccaggacctctgtgacttcttctggggcagagctggagcagctgtcagcccaggggctgccagagcagcagctggggttGGGTCAGCtctcctggggctggagcagcagctgtcaGCCCCGTCACAGGAGCagcagaggggctggagcagctgcaagccCCGGCAGTGCTCTGTTTGGCCCCCCCTTTTCccaggatatttttagtaaaagtcaggatcAAGTCACGggtttccatgaatttttgtttattgtcatgagctgtccctgacttttaccaaaaataaccatgacaaaatcttagcctcaATGATGAGAGAAATGAATGGCCCCAGACTGCCTTAATGTTGAAGGACAGGGCttgattttaaagtcacttcaTTCTTGGATAGGCATTACCTCATGATTAAAAATTGTGTCCTCTTTTGACAAAAAGCGTCCAATAAAACATATGCAGCATTGATACACATGTAAAAATTGTGGCTGTATCAGTTCTGTCCAGCAGTTCAGCATAGATCTGTTTCAGTACCTACTAAGTATCAATGGACGTACCCGACTGTCTTCAATGGGCACTGGGTTTACAAGTCGTAAACTATATCATTCTAGTCTTTGTAGGCAGACAAGATTTGGGAATGGGGAAGGGATGACTTTATTCACTATGCCTTTGGAGAAAGcatacctcagtcctgacctgggtGCCCTCTAAGCTGTGCGGTCGGGCGGCCACCCAGGAGTGATTCAAGTGCCACGCACTTAATTAGCAGAGCTGTGCACATCTGGCAgcatgtgttcaggtgcccctccccccgctacTTTGCAGCCACGTTGCACCTGCGACTGCTCCCAGGACCCTCCTGCTGCCTGTGCAGAAGGGGCAGGAGAGTGGGGtactgatgtcagggtgtctcccttcccccatccctgtaccccatctccacagagcaggggagaggggacagcctgGCTCAGGACTCTGAGTGGGAGAGAGCTGCTGTGGTCTCAGGTTTGAATGAGCCTTCCAGGTGAGTGAGCgagtgagtgccttaaagagacagtgaacgGTCTCTCAGAGACTTCCCTAgcagccatctctctctctctctctctctctctctctctcacaaacaccCCAACCCTCCtgcccatgtaccccatctctgcagagcaggacagaggggacagggctcaggagcaggagagctttcagtgagtgccttaaagagacagcacacaGCATCTTTCAGAAacttcctcagcagccagcacacacactatctctctctctcacacacacacacacacacactctgtgtttctcacacacactgtctctgtgtctcacacacacacacagtctttcacactcccagctcccaacacatacttgtaatattgttgttacttcttggtacttcctgcaatgcacatatattctctgtaattttagtctttcaaagtgtgttatttttgttttttggctggtctatgcatttcataatttttatttctctattACACTTAATTTTAATTCTTTGaatagtgagttctaaaatgcctaacctgtcctggctggagtaattatccctatggtaattTTTTAAGAAATATATGTTATATCTAGGTGTTTTATTTCTACTGGATTcagcacatggatggaaaaaaataGAGGGAACATTGAGCATGACCCAGAGCCCAGGAATTGGTTTCTCACTCTTCAGAGATGCCAAACAATGATCAAACCCAATGGAAGCATCCAGAAGGCTCCAACTCAGTTTGTCTAAAAGCAGATTTATTagataaattaataaattaaaagaCAGTGAAAAAATAAACCACATTTTGGACTAATGTCACGATAAATATCGCTACATGGGCTACAGTCATATGGGTTGTGCAAACAGAAAAAATGGGGCTTGTGGCTATTTTGCTTTGTTATGATGAATAAAGGTCTGAAAGGTTATTGGTCCCAACTGATGcccccttccctctctttgtCCTTAGCAAAAATGTCATCTTAAGGGTCACAGGGTCCATCCATAATCTCTCTGTTAATCAGCAGCCCTCCAACAGGCCAGTTTCAAGCTACTATCCAGAGGCATTGCCTCAGCACAGACGAAACCACAGGGTGGGAAAATCCAGATCTGATGACTCGGGATTCATTTGTTCTTCAAAGCGATCCGTTGCACGTGCAGAATCTGTCGTGTCTAGTGCCCCAGGCTTGCACAGTGTTCTTCCCTTGACAAAAGGTCTATGCATTTCCTGAATCTGGTGCTAAGGAACATCACACCATTACCAGACAAAGGTAAACAGCTAGCATGGATTATTTCCGCTTCCCCCTGGGTTTGCTCCTGTAGAAATCAGAGGGTATTCATATAATGGCCCCATCAATTCAGTACAATGTGTTCATACAGAAACTACATTGTAGCTCCATAACACAAAAGCATAAGTCTGATATCCAGCTCTAGCTGCCACCCCGGAATAAAATGGTGGCAGTGATTCTAGTGTGTATTAAATGTCCTTGTAGTGATGAGCTAATATGGCTACCCAGGAGACCATGATCGGTTTAATATTTGCACGGGTGTAGCTGATGCAGGAAGCTCAAAGCTCTGGGATGATCACCCCTTTGTAAATGCCACCTCTACTCAGCATAGCAAAATCCAGGCAACTCAGGAATCTGATGTGTACTGAACCTGCAACAAAATCAAACAGCATATCAGATTAGATGATAGCACTTTAGCCTCACCTGTAGCAGGAGGAGAGCAAGGATAGTCCATCTCTAAATGATCTGTTTCCTAGACCTAAACATCTGGCAGCTTCCCAGATGTGCTCAGAACAGCTCTCGATGGCACAGCAGTGAAAATGGCAGCAGCCAGTACCTACTAGCCCTCCCACCAGTGCTAGCATCGGTGGAGCAGCCCCAGGGAAATATTGGAAGTTTGATTGCTTGAAAATCTTCAGTTTAGACAAGGTTTTACAACACCATCCGGATTTTTGTTCAGCTTTCCCTCTCTTGCCTGGTAA
Encoded proteins:
- the NEU4 gene encoding sialidase-4 encodes the protein MGSRHFPARTVLFEREPNGVTYRIPALLYIPCMAKLLAFAEERLSIDDAHANLLVLRRGTFYRNYVEWEDMRALETATLKHHRSMNPCPVYDEFTGIVFLFFTAVLGKTPEAYQIITGQNVARLCYVSSSDQGRSWSKVTDLTQQVIGRSITDWATFALGPGHGIQLKSGRLLVPAYTYHIDCKECFGKLCKTTPHSFTFYSDDHGQRWRFGEFIPNLPTVECQMVSVDEEDGSNVLYCNARSPLGFRVQALSTDDGAVFHLGQLVQRLVEPPHGCHGSIIGFPAPLFYAPSSPHSRWSTLWSINGPDCLLLSRKNTRHCYLPLCDMAVENPAAMSLGSQLQDHQQQAGSKEPSPSSSHHEIHDSMSSAVSCGGQGQPEPGAASKSTFLFQTPTWVLYSHPTSSRSRVNMGVYLSTFPRDADSWTEPWVIYEGPSAYSDLAYIELAYSEFSATGIPAIAFACLYENGTRSPYEQISFSIFTLYDVIQNIPLKATSPDPKRHLYKKKRGRSCVTS